The following coding sequences lie in one Mus musculus strain C57BL/6J chromosome 11, GRCm38.p6 C57BL/6J genomic window:
- the Ankrd13b gene encoding ankyrin repeat domain-containing protein 13B isoform X14, translated as MIPANASARKGPEGKYPLHYLVWHNRHRELEKEVRAGQVDIEQLDPRGRTPLHLATTLGHLECARVLLAHGADVGRENRSGWTVLQEAVSTRDLELVQLVLRYRDYQRVVKRLAGIPMLLEKLRKAQDFYVEMKWEFTSWVPLVSKICPSDTYKVWKSGQNLRVDTTLLGFDHMTWQRGNRSFVFRGQDTSAVVMEIDHDRRVVYMETLALAGQDRELLLAAAQPSEEQVLSRLTAPVVTTQLDTKNISFERNKTGILGWRSEKTEMVNGYEAKVYGASNVELITRTRTEHLSEQHKGKVKGCKTPLQSFLGIAEQHGGPQNGTLITQTLSQANPPAITAEEYFNPNFELGNRAMGRPMELTTKTQNFPYPLGSGGPGSRPSCGCVRSTPCPCVSRWLPSLTSWLSATHFLPSSGTSSRCACLLASQSRLKSRFFTSSTPASPSGTSMAAMSQCPRCEVAPAARRPPLAVTLPASAAPALPPPVVPVRSPLHCSRPHVATVCWAASERLCLVMKMMTCCGLPSSRACLRRAVSMTRSPSGRR; from the exons GTGGACATTGAACAACTAGATCCCCGAGGCCGGACTCCTCTGCACCTGGCTACCACCCTGGGGCACCTGGAATGTGCCCGTGTGCTCTTGGCACATGGTGCAGATGTGGGCAGGGAGAATCGCAGTGGTTGGACAG TGCTGCAGGAGGCTGTGAGCACCAGGGACCTTGAGCTGGTGCAGCTGGTGCTGCGGTACAGGGACTACCAGCGGGTGGTGAAGCGACTGGCGGGTATCCCCATGCTCCTGGAGAAGCTACGAAAG GCCCAGGATTTCTATGTGGAGATGAAGTGGGAGTTCACAAGTTGGG TGCCTCTGGTATCCAAGATTTGCCCTAGTGACACATACAAAGTGTGGAAGAGTGGGCAGAACCTGAGGGTAGACACCACGCTTTTGGGCTTTGACCATATGACCTGGCAGAGGGGGAATCGCAGCTTCGTCTTCAGAGGTCAAG ACACAAGTGCTGTGGTCATGGAGATTGACCATGACCGCCGCGTGGTGTACATGGAGACCCTGGCGCTGGCCGGGCAGGATCGGGAGCTACTGCTGGCTGCCGCCCAGCCCTCGGAGGAACAGGTGCTGAGCAGGCTTACTGCGCCCGTTGTCACCACACAGCTCGACACCAAGAACATCTCCTTTGAGAG GAACAAGACTGGCATTCTGGGCTGGCGCAGTGAGAAGACAGAGATGGTGAACGGGTACGAGGCCAAG GTATACGGGGCCTCCAATGTGGAGCTCATCACCCGGACACGGACAGAGCATCTTTCGGAACAACATAAAGGCAAAGTCAAAG GTTGTAAGACACCTCTGCAGTCTTTCCTGGGAATTGCCGAGCAGCACGGGGGACCCCAAAATGGG ACCCTGATCACTCAGACTCTGAGCCAAGCCAACCCCCCTGCCATCACTGCAGAGGAATACTTCAACCCCAACTTTGAGCTTGGCAACCGGGCCATGGGACGTCCCATGGAGCTGACCACCAAGACGCAGAA CTTCCCTTACCCCTTGGGATCTGGGGGACCAGGTTCAAGGCCAAGCTGTGGCTGTGTGAGGAGCACCCCCTGTCCCTGTGTGAGCAGGTGGCTCCCATCATTGACCTCATGGCTGTCAGCAACGCACTTTTTGCCAAGCTCCGGGACTTCATCACGTTGCGCCTGCCTCCTGGCTTCCCAGTCAAGATTG AAATCCCGATTTTTCACATCCTCAACGCCCGCATCACCTTCGGGAACCTCAATGGCTGCGATGAGCCAGTGCCCTCGGTGCGAGGTAGCCCCGGCAGCGAGACGCCCTCCCCTGGCAGTGACTCTTCCAGCGTCAGCAGCTCCAGCTCTACCA CCTCCTGTCGTGCCTGTGAGATCTCCCCTGCACTGTTCGAGGCCCCACGTGGCTACAGTGTGCTGGGCGGCCAGCGAGAGGCTGTGCCTCGTGATGAAGATGATGACCTGCTGCGGTTTGCCATCCAGCAGAGCCTGCTTGAGGCGGGCAGTGAGTATGACCAG GTCACCATCTGGGAGGCGCTAA